One window from the genome of Nicotiana tomentosiformis chromosome 5, ASM39032v3, whole genome shotgun sequence encodes:
- the LOC138892609 gene encoding uncharacterized protein — MRSNPSTRISESLCEFHREHGHKTEDCIALRQEVVNMLQQGQLKELLSNKGRNTFTNGRECQGPLKPPSLASTINMIIGGNDDVSINDIKVTATNKLKRSITHERYDGLEESIIFDDSDADLTFPHNDALVITLRILDIDAKCIMVDDGSRVCIIQP, encoded by the coding sequence ATGAGGTCCAATCCAAGTaccagaatatccgaatccctcTGTGAATTCCACCGGGAACACGGGCACAAAacagaagattgcatcgccctaaggcaAGAGGTAGTGAACATGTTGCAGCAAGGGCAACTCAAAGAGCTACTGAGTAACAAGGGAAGAAACACCTTCACCAATGGTCGAGAATGTCAAGGTCCACTGAAGCCTCCCTCACTGGCCAGCACTATCAATATGATTATTGGCGGAAACGACGATGTTTCTATTAATGACATCAAGGTCACCGCTACTAACAAGCTCAAACGAtcgatcacccacgaacggtatgacggactcgaagaaagtatcatcttcgatgacTCAGATGCCGATTTGACTTTCCCCCACAACGATGCTCTTGTCattactttacgaattttagatatTGATGCTAAATGTATCATGGTAGATGATGGGAGCAGAGTGTGCATTATCCAACCCTGA
- the LOC104092667 gene encoding protein VAPYRIN-like encodes MEKLVEVSEAEIRIDFALGCKCRATVNLTSLIATSPIAFKVQTSSPHKFLVNPPSGLISPLSSTTFQVILKPQSQLPSTFPRSPSDRFLLRTILAPQVLEPNHSEFVNSWFSSIGHRSTYDIKLKVVFVGPFLLRLAVSNGDSESVRNIIKRQRSVFSEFSTREAESLLRVAKQLDNSKEIVNILVEGGLKVDACSESNVDVKWVSKGWTALHIAVANDRREEIERLLRVNRQQGSLDSRDKEGRTPLHLAASKGLLESAKVLIDAGAQVDGRSKDGRTALFRAAANGDCQMVKMLVEMGADPTVTELRLGRSALDIARAKGHEVVVKILERGEAVLHAARRGDLQLLEILLEKGASTNFRDQYGLTTLHVAAIKGNKDAVMILAEFRADLECQDAEGHTPLHMAVEGGCAQTVEVLLNRGANVNVRNKKGDTPLSIARFLGYEDITQLLVDEGAVLSLIPSNSSSPLS; translated from the exons ATGGAGAAATTAGTAGAAGTATCAGAAGCAGAAATACGAATAGACTTTGCATTAGGCTGCAAATGTCGAGCTACAGTGAACCTCACATCACTTATTGCAACCTCTCCAATAGCCTTCAAAGTCCAAACTTCGTCTCCTCATAAGTTCCTAGTCAATCCACCCAGTGGCCTAATTTCACCTTTATCTTCAACAACATTCCAAGTTATTCTCAAGCCACAATCCCAACTCCCTTCAACTTTCCCTCGCTCCCCTTCTGACAGATTCCTCCTTAGAACAATATTAGCACCACAAGTACTCGAACCGAATCATTCCGAATTCGTTAACTCCTGGTTCAGCTCAATTGGGCACCGTTCGACGTACGACATAAAACTCAAGGTGGTATTCGTGGGCCCCTTTCTTCTTCGCCTTGCTGTTAGTAACGGAGATTCTGAATCCGTTAGAAACATTATCAAACGGCAGCGATCCGTTTTCTCTGAGTTTTCAACTCGAGAAGCGGAGTCACTCCTCCGAGTTGCAAAGCAGCTGGATAATAGTAAAGAAATTGTGAACATCTTGGTTGAGGGCGGATTAAAAGTGGACGCGTGTTCTGAATCAAACGTCGACGTTAAATGGGTGTCGAAGGGGTGGACGGCGTTACATATCGCCGTTGCAAATGATAGGAGAGAGGAGATTGAGAGGCTGCTGAGAGTGAACAGACAGCAGGGGTCTTTGGATAGCAGAGATAAGGAGGGAAGAACGCCGTTACATTTAGCGGCGAGTAAAGGGTTATTGGAAAGTGCGAAGGTGTTGATAGATGCAGGTGCGCAAGTGGATGGGAGGAGCAAGGATGGTAGAACGGCTTTGTTCAGAGCAGCTGCTAATGGTGACTGTCAGATGGTGAAGATGCTTGTTGAAATGGGCGCCGACCCTACTGTTACTGAATTGCGTCTTGGCCGTTCGGCTCTTGATATTGCACGAGCTAAGGGCCAT GAGGTAGTTGTTAAAATTCTCGAAAGAGGAGAAGCGGTTCTACATGCTGCAAGACGTGGAGACCTCCAGCTGCTCGAGATTCTACTCGAAAAGGGAGCAAGCACCAACTTCCGCGACCAATATGGTCTGACAACTCTTCATGTTGCAGCGATTAAAGGGAACAAAGATGCAGTAATGATACTCGCCGAATTCAGAGCCGACTTAGAATGCCAGGATGCAGAAGGCCACACTCCCCTGCACATGGCCGTCGAAGGTGGATGTGCACAAACGGTAGAAGTACTGCTAAACAGAGGAGCCAATGTGAACGTTAGGAACAAGAAAGGTGATACTCCTCTTTCTATAGCCAGGTTTTTGGGTTATGAAGATATAACGCAGCTGCTTGTTGATGAGGGTGCTGTGCTTTCTCTAATTCCCTCAAATTCCTCCTCTCCCTTATCCTGA